From Amycolatopsis sp. YIM 10, the proteins below share one genomic window:
- a CDS encoding amino acid ABC transporter permease: MNVLFDEPGPRGRRRIRIATAAAFVLGAAVLGLALYQFGVNGQLDPKKWQPYGTWPMWKYLLNGLGGTLLAAGLVLVLAMPLGLLLAFGRMSRYRWIRLPARTYIEVFRVVPALLMVFMMLFALPRYGLDLPTLWKLVVPLTLNRSAQLAGVFRAGILSLDAGQGEAAAALGLRPWQAMWHVILPQALRHVLPSLISQSVGTVKDTSLGYVLSFAEVITIGKQLASYNRYLIQTYLVIALIYFVVNFALSRLGRWLERRERRVGHVAAPADPGII, encoded by the coding sequence ATGAACGTGCTCTTCGACGAACCCGGCCCGCGCGGCAGGCGCCGCATCCGGATCGCCACCGCGGCCGCGTTCGTGCTCGGCGCGGCCGTGCTGGGCCTGGCGCTGTACCAGTTCGGCGTGAACGGCCAGCTCGACCCGAAGAAGTGGCAGCCCTACGGCACCTGGCCGATGTGGAAGTACCTGCTCAACGGCCTCGGCGGCACGCTGCTCGCGGCCGGGCTGGTGCTGGTGCTGGCGATGCCGCTGGGCCTGCTGCTCGCCTTCGGCCGGATGTCGCGGTACCGCTGGATCCGGCTGCCCGCGCGCACCTACATCGAGGTGTTCCGGGTGGTGCCCGCGCTGCTGATGGTGTTCATGATGCTGTTCGCGCTGCCGCGGTACGGGCTGGACCTGCCGACGCTGTGGAAGCTGGTGGTGCCGCTGACGCTGAACCGGTCGGCGCAGCTGGCCGGGGTGTTCCGCGCGGGCATCCTGTCGCTGGACGCCGGTCAGGGCGAGGCGGCGGCCGCGCTCGGGCTGCGGCCGTGGCAGGCGATGTGGCACGTGATCCTGCCGCAGGCGCTGCGGCACGTGCTGCCGTCGCTGATCAGCCAGTCGGTCGGCACGGTGAAGGACACCTCGCTCGGTTACGTGCTGAGCTTCGCCGAGGTGATCACCATCGGGAAGCAGCTGGCCTCCTACAACCGGTACCTGATCCAGACCTATCTGGTGATCGCGCTGATCTACTTCGTGGTGAACTTCGCGCTGTCGCGGCTCGGGCGGTGGCTGGAACGCCGGGAGCGCCGGGTCGGGCACGTGGCCGCGCCCGCCGACCCCGGAATCATCTGA
- a CDS encoding DUF72 domain-containing protein: MADIRIGTSGWRYGPWRGKFYPKGLPQRRELEYLSRRFNSAELNGSFYSLQKPERYRTWFAETPDDFVFAVKGGRFITHMKQLRDVRTPLANFFASGVLALEHKLGPFLWQLPPRLAFDADRLTAFFEQLPRTTGQAAKLAKEHDDKLKGEAHASAGKSRSLRHALEVRHPSFATKEAVDLLKQHEIGLVVADSAGLWPQLEDVTAEFVYVRLHGDEELYASGYTDKALKDWAKKVRAWHKRGLDVYVYFDNDMKVKAPGDARKLAEFLGLSTAEIAESP; the protein is encoded by the coding sequence GTGGCGGACATCCGGATCGGCACCTCGGGCTGGCGCTACGGGCCGTGGCGCGGGAAGTTCTACCCGAAGGGCCTGCCCCAGCGGCGGGAACTGGAGTACCTCTCGCGCCGATTCAACTCGGCCGAGCTGAACGGCTCGTTCTACTCGCTGCAGAAGCCGGAGCGGTACCGGACCTGGTTCGCCGAGACCCCGGACGACTTCGTGTTCGCGGTCAAGGGCGGCCGGTTCATCACCCACATGAAGCAGCTGCGCGACGTCCGCACCCCGCTGGCCAACTTCTTCGCCAGCGGGGTGCTCGCGCTGGAGCACAAGCTCGGCCCGTTCCTCTGGCAGCTGCCGCCGCGACTGGCCTTCGACGCCGACCGGCTCACCGCCTTCTTCGAGCAGCTCCCCCGCACCACCGGCCAGGCCGCCAAGCTGGCCAAGGAGCACGACGACAAGCTCAAGGGGGAGGCACATGCTTCTGCGGGGAAAAGCAGGTCCCTGCGGCACGCGCTGGAGGTGCGACATCCGAGCTTCGCCACAAAAGAGGCCGTTGACCTGCTGAAACAGCACGAGATCGGGCTGGTCGTCGCGGACAGCGCCGGGCTCTGGCCGCAGCTGGAGGACGTGACCGCCGAGTTCGTCTACGTCCGGCTGCACGGCGACGAGGAGCTCTACGCGAGCGGTTACACCGACAAGGCGCTCAAGGACTGGGCGAAGAAGGTCCGCGCCTGGCACAAGCGCGGCCTGGACGTCTACGTCTACTTCGACAACGACATGAAGGTGAAGGCCCCTGGCGACGCACGGAAGCTGGCCGAATTCCTCGGGTTGTCCACGGCGGAGATCGCCGAATCCCCGTAG
- a CDS encoding DNA repair helicase XPB — translation MTDGPLIVQSDKTVLLEVDHPRAEDARIAIAPFAELERAPEHVHTYRVTPLALWNARAAGHDAEQVVDALTSYSRFPVPQPLLIDVVDTMARFGRLQITNHPAHGLVMTTTDRAVLEEVSRSKKISPMLGTRLDPDTVVVHPSERGRLKQLLLKVGWPAEDLAGYVDGEAHPIELDENGWQLREYQRQAAQAFFKGGSGVVVLPCGAGKTLVGAAAMAHAKATTLILVTNTVAGRQWKRELVARTSLTEDEIGEYSGEKKEVRPVTIATYQVITRKSKGEYKHLELFDTRDWGLVVYDEVHLLPAPVFRMTADLQSRRRLGLTATLVREDGREGDVFSLIGPKRYDVPWRDIEAQGWIAPAECVEVRVTLTDNERLLYATAEPEERYKIAATANTKTPVIKSIVDKHRGEPTLIIGAYLDQLEMLGAELDAPVIQGATRNKEREELFDRFRRGEIDTLVVSKVANFSIDLPEASVAIQISGTFGSRQEEAQRLGRLLRPKADGRQAHFYSVVARDTVDTEYAAHRQRFLAEQGYAYTIRDADDLREGR, via the coding sequence GTGACCGATGGCCCGCTGATCGTGCAATCCGACAAGACCGTGCTGCTCGAAGTCGACCATCCGCGTGCCGAGGACGCCCGGATCGCGATCGCGCCGTTCGCCGAGCTCGAACGCGCCCCCGAACACGTCCACACCTACCGCGTCACCCCGCTGGCCCTGTGGAACGCGCGCGCCGCCGGGCACGACGCCGAGCAGGTGGTCGACGCGCTGACCAGCTACTCGCGGTTCCCGGTGCCGCAGCCGCTGCTGATCGACGTGGTGGACACGATGGCCCGCTTCGGCAGGCTCCAGATCACCAACCACCCGGCACACGGGCTGGTGATGACCACCACCGACCGCGCGGTGCTGGAGGAGGTCTCCCGCAGCAAGAAGATCAGCCCGATGCTGGGCACGCGGCTCGACCCGGACACCGTGGTGGTGCACCCGTCCGAGCGCGGGCGGCTCAAGCAGCTCCTGCTCAAGGTCGGCTGGCCGGCCGAGGACCTGGCCGGGTACGTCGACGGCGAGGCGCACCCGATCGAACTCGACGAGAACGGCTGGCAGCTGCGCGAGTACCAGCGCCAGGCCGCGCAGGCCTTCTTCAAGGGCGGCTCCGGCGTGGTCGTGCTGCCGTGCGGGGCGGGCAAGACCCTGGTCGGCGCGGCGGCGATGGCGCACGCCAAGGCGACCACGCTGATCCTGGTCACCAACACCGTGGCCGGGCGGCAGTGGAAGCGCGAGCTGGTCGCGCGGACCTCGCTCACCGAGGACGAGATCGGCGAGTACTCCGGGGAGAAGAAGGAGGTCCGCCCGGTCACCATCGCCACGTACCAGGTGATCACGCGCAAGTCGAAGGGCGAGTACAAGCACCTGGAGCTGTTCGACACCCGCGACTGGGGCCTGGTCGTCTACGACGAGGTGCACCTGCTGCCGGCACCGGTCTTCCGGATGACCGCCGACCTGCAGTCGCGGCGGCGGCTCGGGCTGACCGCCACCCTGGTGCGCGAGGACGGCCGCGAGGGCGACGTGTTCTCGCTGATCGGGCCGAAGCGCTACGACGTGCCGTGGCGCGACATCGAGGCACAGGGCTGGATCGCGCCCGCCGAATGCGTCGAGGTGCGGGTCACCCTGACCGACAACGAGCGCCTGCTCTACGCCACCGCCGAGCCGGAGGAGCGGTACAAGATCGCGGCCACCGCGAACACCAAGACCCCGGTGATCAAGTCCATTGTGGACAAGCACCGCGGCGAGCCGACGCTGATCATCGGCGCCTACCTCGACCAGCTGGAGATGCTCGGCGCCGAACTCGATGCCCCGGTGATCCAGGGCGCGACCAGGAACAAGGAGCGCGAGGAGCTGTTCGACAGGTTCCGCCGCGGCGAGATCGACACGCTGGTGGTGTCGAAGGTGGCGAACTTCTCCATCGACCTGCCCGAGGCCTCGGTGGCGATCCAGATCTCCGGCACCTTCGGCTCGCGGCAGGAGGAGGCCCAGCGGCTCGGGCGGCTTCTGCGGCCGAAAGCCGACGGCCGCCAGGCGCACTTCTACTCGGTGGTCGCGCGGGACACGGTGGACACCGAGTACGCCGCGCACCGGCAGCGCTTCCTCGCCGAGCAGGGTTACGCCTACACCATCCGCGACGCCGACGACCTTCGCGAAGGACGGTGA
- a CDS encoding copper homeostasis protein CutC: protein MSSGRGLLEVIVLDARDAEQAQLGGADRVELVAEMALDGLTPSDDVVREVLAATDLPVRVMLRQRGSFLAADLPGLRARANELLALGAKEFVLGFLTTGGIVDERATRTLVRELDGAGWTFHRAVDHARDVRVAYATAARLGCDTILTAGHPDGVTEGRPALEQLALHEEPPVLMAGGGLRAQQVARLREAGVRAFHVGSGVRPLGWVEAVDAPAVRRWAELVHG, encoded by the coding sequence GTGAGCAGCGGGCGAGGGTTGCTGGAAGTGATCGTGCTCGACGCGCGGGACGCCGAGCAGGCGCAGCTCGGCGGCGCCGACCGGGTGGAGCTGGTCGCCGAGATGGCGCTCGACGGGCTCACCCCCAGCGACGACGTGGTCCGCGAAGTGCTCGCCGCGACCGATCTGCCGGTGCGCGTGATGCTGCGGCAGCGCGGTTCCTTCCTGGCGGCGGACCTGCCCGGCCTGCGCGCCCGCGCGAACGAGCTGCTCGCCTTGGGCGCCAAGGAGTTCGTGCTCGGTTTCCTCACCACCGGCGGCATCGTCGACGAGCGGGCCACCCGGACACTGGTGCGCGAACTCGACGGGGCCGGCTGGACGTTCCACCGCGCGGTCGACCACGCCCGCGACGTGCGCGTGGCCTACGCGACGGCCGCGCGGCTCGGCTGCGACACCATTCTCACCGCCGGGCATCCCGACGGGGTCACCGAAGGCCGGCCCGCGCTGGAACAGCTCGCGCTGCACGAGGAACCGCCGGTGCTGATGGCCGGTGGCGGGCTGCGCGCGCAGCAGGTGGCGCGGTTGCGCGAAGCCGGGGTGCGTGCCTTCCACGTCGGTTCCGGGGTGCGGCCGCTCGGCTGGGTGGAGGCGGTCGACGCGCCGGCCGTGCGCCGGTGGGCGGAACTAGTCCACGGCTGA
- a CDS encoding helix-turn-helix domain-containing protein, which translates to MSHGRHFVRSVARAMAVLHAFSADRPELTLSQAAKATGLDRATVRRLLLTLTELGYVTRHDRVFRLAPRTMDLGRAYLAGQSALAAPDHQS; encoded by the coding sequence ATGTCCCACGGCCGACATTTCGTCCGGTCCGTCGCCAGAGCCATGGCGGTGCTGCACGCGTTCAGCGCGGACAGACCCGAACTGACGCTGAGCCAGGCCGCCAAAGCCACCGGGCTCGACCGGGCCACCGTGCGCCGGCTGTTGCTCACGCTGACCGAACTCGGCTACGTGACCAGGCACGACCGCGTGTTCCGGCTGGCTCCGCGCACGATGGACCTCGGCCGCGCCTACCTGGCCGGACAGTCCGCGCTGGCCGCGCCGGATCACCAGTCGTAG
- a CDS encoding MFS transporter: MDVQQETPLRYWLAVLSVTVGTFSIVTSQLLPVGLVPQIAATLGVSEGTVGLTLTVPGFVAAVAAPALVVAAGRLDRRLVLTGLSALLVGANVVSALAPNFAVLLVARILVGLSVGGFWGIAGGIAVRLVPERVVGRATATIFAGVSTATVAGVPASKLLGDLTDWRTAFAVVGVVALGVLAAQIFLLPPLPASRTTKLGDLLSLFRNPEIRVSFVAVFLLVIGHFSAYTFITPILRETGGVAPALSTALLLAYGVAGFAGNFLGGTAAYRNPRRTLIVAAAGLGASLLLFDVVGHSLPGLVALLLVWGAAYGAVPVSLQIWLGSAVPDRREVAGSLFVTAFQVSISLGALSGGLWVDSLGTDGVLLFGGTLTALTAAGLLALRGRSAVD; the protein is encoded by the coding sequence GTGGACGTGCAGCAGGAAACCCCGCTGAGGTACTGGCTCGCCGTGCTCTCGGTGACGGTCGGGACCTTCTCGATCGTCACCTCCCAGCTGCTCCCGGTCGGCCTGGTGCCGCAGATCGCCGCGACGCTCGGCGTTTCGGAGGGCACGGTCGGGCTGACCCTGACCGTGCCGGGCTTCGTCGCCGCGGTGGCCGCGCCCGCGCTGGTCGTCGCCGCGGGCAGGCTCGACCGCAGGCTGGTGCTGACCGGGCTCAGCGCGCTGCTCGTCGGCGCGAACGTGGTCAGCGCGCTCGCGCCGAACTTCGCCGTGCTGCTGGTCGCGCGGATCCTGGTCGGGCTGAGCGTCGGCGGGTTCTGGGGCATCGCGGGCGGGATCGCCGTGCGGCTGGTGCCGGAGCGGGTGGTCGGCCGGGCCACCGCGACGATCTTCGCCGGGGTCTCCACCGCCACCGTCGCCGGGGTGCCCGCCAGCAAGCTGCTCGGCGACCTGACCGACTGGCGCACGGCCTTCGCCGTGGTCGGCGTGGTCGCGCTCGGCGTGCTCGCCGCGCAGATCTTCCTGCTGCCGCCGTTGCCCGCCAGTCGCACGACGAAGCTCGGCGACCTGCTCTCCCTGTTCCGCAACCCGGAGATCCGGGTCAGCTTCGTCGCGGTGTTCCTGCTGGTGATCGGGCACTTCAGCGCGTACACCTTCATCACCCCGATCCTGCGCGAAACCGGTGGTGTCGCGCCCGCGCTGAGCACCGCGCTGCTGCTGGCCTACGGCGTCGCGGGGTTCGCGGGCAACTTCCTCGGCGGCACCGCCGCCTACCGGAACCCGCGCCGCACGCTGATCGTCGCGGCGGCCGGGCTCGGGGCCTCGCTGCTGCTGTTCGACGTGGTCGGCCACTCGCTGCCGGGGCTGGTCGCGTTGCTGCTGGTCTGGGGCGCGGCGTACGGCGCGGTCCCGGTCAGCCTGCAGATCTGGCTGGGCAGTGCGGTACCGGACCGCCGGGAGGTCGCCGGATCGCTGTTCGTCACCGCGTTCCAGGTGTCCATCTCGCTCGGCGCGTTGTCCGGGGGGCTGTGGGTGGACTCGCTCGGCACCGACGGCGTGCTGCTGTTCGGCGGCACGCTCACCGCGCTCACCGCGGCCGGACTGCTGGCGCTGCGGGGAAGGTCAGCCGTGGACTAG
- a CDS encoding TetR/AcrR family transcriptional regulator, translating to MVEQLGLRERKKQLTRRLISDTAIDLFLASGFDSVSVAEVADAAEVSKRTLFAYFPTKEDLVVHRYAHHEGENAEVVRRRTARQTPLIALRAHFLDGLLRRDPVTGLNDDPNQIALYAMVTATPSLAARLLQFYEGSERELVKELVSGDGADELIARLAAAQIVATQRTLLMDNIRRLTNGARAADAYPDAVADARKAFKLLRSGLAEFGLG from the coding sequence GTGGTTGAACAGTTGGGCCTCCGGGAGCGCAAGAAGCAGCTGACGCGCAGGCTCATCTCCGACACCGCGATCGATCTGTTCCTCGCTTCGGGGTTCGACTCGGTCTCGGTGGCCGAGGTGGCCGACGCGGCAGAGGTTTCCAAGCGCACCCTGTTCGCCTACTTCCCGACCAAAGAGGACCTGGTGGTGCACCGCTACGCCCACCACGAGGGCGAGAACGCGGAGGTGGTGCGCCGTCGCACGGCGCGGCAGACGCCGCTGATCGCGTTGCGGGCGCACTTTCTCGACGGCCTCCTGCGGCGCGACCCGGTCACCGGCCTCAACGACGATCCGAACCAGATCGCGCTGTACGCGATGGTGACCGCGACACCGAGCCTGGCCGCACGGCTGCTGCAGTTCTACGAGGGCAGTGAGCGGGAGCTGGTGAAGGAGCTGGTCAGCGGGGACGGCGCGGACGAGCTGATCGCCCGGCTGGCCGCCGCGCAGATCGTGGCCACGCAGCGGACCCTGCTGATGGACAACATCCGGCGGCTCACCAACGGCGCCCGCGCCGCGGACGCTTACCCGGACGCGGTCGCCGACGCGCGCAAGGCGTTCAAGCTCCTGCGAAGCGGCCTGGCCGAATTCGGCCTCGGCTGA
- a CDS encoding nitrate- and nitrite sensing domain-containing protein — MNRRGNEPRKGYATDSSSAQSLTGDPGGRWRLRNWRLRTKLFAVLLIPTVAIIALVGLRVRLDLGEAGRLAEAATRVRVDTTLAELTHRLQRERDLTVRFVATGRKTGIEELRGQRDKVNESLGAFERALTDDESRLAPEVAADFRQLRDQLGGLTGLRYAGEFSNFPSDSVLRSYSDLITSTLTVGDQSAAEITDPELARLRLAVNALAKVKDTMSVRRAVLAEALAQGSLSVDRTRELLGAEAEFDAAREDFRQFATPEQRRMYDDTVLGMVVDNGNNMVESVLRRSEADQPLTGLDPIQWDIASTYTINLVRQVEDALQQNSQSRTEALAADARASAIRDSAIVLGVVLVGGVLAVIVTRSLLRSLRILRRSALEVAEHQLPAAVEGILTDPEPPHPGTPSAPRIAPVPVFSKEELGQVARAFDAVHGEAVRLAGEQARLRENVNSMFVNLSRRSQELVERQLSVLDRMEADEQDPEILGGLFELDHLATRMRRNSENLLVLSGTDPAREVAGPVSADEIVGAALSEVEHYQRIELPAAPELTVRAEAVSDLVHVISELLENATAYSPPATMVSVVSSVLDDGSWKIDIVDRGSGMAEAEVRRTNARLAEPPKVDVEVSRRMGLYVVARLSTRHNIDVRLANRRSGGMTATVVVPPELVSVSAPVSLLPPEPAPVLPLLSGPAAEVVVVQSEPEPEPYYEPEPEPERFHEPEPEPEPSYEYTYEPEPGPEPEWPAEPVAEEAYEPDWPEDDPEPPEPRRPVDRPTRAPVYQAEPPDWPTEDDTQLEDEAGIDGPTERMPAYAEVLTRWFRDERDEGAANERTARHARASAEQAVLTLSPDAVRGRMASLQNGVERGRYVRDRQREKGYE; from the coding sequence GTGAACCGTCGCGGAAACGAACCCCGAAAGGGTTATGCGACGGATTCCTCATCTGCGCAGAGTTTGACCGGGGACCCTGGAGGCCGCTGGCGCCTGCGCAACTGGCGCCTGCGCACCAAGCTCTTCGCCGTGCTGCTGATCCCCACCGTCGCGATCATCGCGCTGGTCGGCCTGCGCGTCCGGCTCGATCTCGGCGAGGCGGGCAGGCTCGCCGAAGCGGCCACCCGGGTGCGCGTGGACACCACGCTCGCCGAGCTGACCCACCGGTTGCAGCGTGAACGTGATCTCACCGTCCGCTTTGTCGCCACTGGGCGGAAAACCGGCATCGAGGAGTTGCGCGGCCAGCGCGACAAGGTCAACGAATCGCTCGGTGCGTTCGAACGTGCGCTGACTGATGACGAATCCCGGCTGGCGCCCGAAGTGGCCGCAGATTTCCGGCAACTGCGTGATCAGCTGGGCGGGCTGACCGGGCTGCGATATGCCGGGGAGTTCTCCAATTTCCCGTCGGATTCGGTGCTGCGCTCCTACAGCGACCTGATCACCAGCACGCTCACCGTCGGTGATCAGTCCGCTGCCGAGATCACCGATCCGGAACTGGCCAGGCTGCGACTGGCGGTGAACGCGCTGGCCAAGGTGAAGGACACCATGTCGGTCCGGCGCGCGGTGCTCGCCGAGGCGCTCGCGCAGGGCTCGCTCAGCGTCGACCGCACGCGCGAACTGCTCGGCGCGGAGGCCGAGTTCGACGCCGCACGCGAGGATTTCCGCCAGTTCGCCACCCCGGAGCAACGCCGGATGTACGACGACACGGTGCTCGGCATGGTGGTCGACAACGGAAACAACATGGTCGAGTCGGTGCTGCGGCGGTCCGAAGCGGACCAGCCGCTGACCGGCCTGGATCCCATTCAATGGGACATCGCGTCGACCTACACCATCAACCTGGTGCGTCAGGTCGAGGACGCGCTCCAGCAGAACAGCCAGTCCCGCACCGAAGCGCTGGCCGCCGACGCCAGGGCCTCGGCCATCCGCGACTCGGCGATCGTGCTCGGCGTGGTGCTGGTCGGCGGGGTGCTCGCGGTGATCGTGACGCGTTCGCTGCTGCGGTCGCTGAGGATCCTGCGCCGCAGCGCGCTGGAGGTCGCCGAGCACCAGCTGCCCGCCGCGGTGGAAGGCATTCTCACCGATCCGGAGCCGCCGCACCCCGGCACGCCGTCGGCGCCGCGGATCGCGCCGGTCCCGGTGTTCAGCAAGGAGGAACTGGGACAGGTCGCGCGGGCCTTCGACGCGGTGCACGGCGAGGCGGTGCGGCTGGCGGGGGAGCAGGCGCGGTTGCGCGAGAACGTCAACTCGATGTTCGTCAACCTGTCGCGCCGCAGCCAGGAACTGGTCGAGCGGCAACTGTCCGTGCTGGACCGGATGGAGGCCGACGAGCAGGACCCGGAGATCCTCGGCGGTCTGTTCGAACTGGACCACCTCGCCACCCGGATGCGGCGCAACAGCGAGAACCTGCTGGTGCTTTCGGGCACCGATCCGGCGCGCGAGGTGGCCGGCCCGGTCAGCGCGGACGAGATCGTCGGTGCCGCGCTGTCGGAGGTCGAGCACTACCAGCGCATCGAACTGCCCGCGGCGCCGGAGCTGACCGTGCGCGCGGAGGCGGTCAGCGATCTGGTGCACGTGATCTCGGAACTGCTGGAGAACGCCACCGCCTACTCACCACCGGCCACCATGGTCTCGGTGGTCAGCTCGGTGCTCGACGACGGCAGCTGGAAGATCGACATCGTGGACCGGGGCAGCGGCATGGCCGAGGCGGAGGTCCGGCGCACCAACGCGCGACTGGCCGAACCGCCCAAGGTGGACGTCGAGGTGTCGCGGCGGATGGGGCTCTACGTGGTGGCGCGGTTGTCCACCCGGCACAACATCGACGTGCGGCTCGCCAACCGCCGCAGTGGTGGGATGACCGCGACGGTGGTGGTACCACCGGAACTGGTGAGCGTGTCCGCCCCGGTTTCGCTGCTGCCGCCCGAACCCGCGCCCGTGCTGCCCTTGCTCAGCGGGCCCGCCGCCGAGGTCGTGGTGGTGCAGTCGGAACCCGAGCCGGAGCCGTACTACGAACCGGAGCCGGAACCCGAGCGGTTCCACGAGCCGGAGCCGGAACCCGAGCCGTCCTACGAATACACGTACGAGCCAGAGCCCGGACCCGAGCCGGAGTGGCCCGCGGAACCGGTCGCGGAGGAGGCCTACGAGCCCGACTGGCCCGAGGACGATCCCGAACCGCCCGAGCCGCGCCGTCCGGTGGACCGGCCGACCAGGGCGCCGGTGTACCAGGCGGAACCGCCGGACTGGCCGACCGAGGACGACACCCAGCTGGAGGACGAAGCGGGCATCGACGGCCCGACCGAGCGCATGCCCGCGTACGCGGAGGTGCTCACCCGCTGGTTCCGCGACGAGCGTGACGAAGGTGCCGCGAACGAGCGCACGGCACGGCACGCGCGCGCCAGCGCGGAACAGGCGGTGCTGACCCTGAGCCCGGACGCCGTGCGCGGGAGGATGGCCAGTCTGCAGAACGGGGTCGAACGCGGGCGCTACGTGCGCGACCGGCAACGCGAGAAGGGGTACGAGTGA
- a CDS encoding ABC transporter substrate-binding protein, with translation MGTGARRAFPALLIVLLTVALGGCSAFEQNPQATPAAPERNTLRVGVGNPIESAPLRMAVADGSFAAGGLKIELVEQADSDDGLGKLAAGDLDVAFGSDVALFKAAGNGVALQLQGEAYTAGTDTMALVTLPDSAYNTPTAKRSPTIAVDTLDGLGTLTSRSVLATAGVDVNRIRFTQRAPDEMLSALREGEADAAWLVEPQITLAQQEFGAKVLADTARGATLEFPVSGYAANAVFAQANPRTMALFRTLLGQAQQKAADPAIVRQALPSFAGINANTAALVSLGSYPSSLSGVRLQRVADLMHSAGVLKQRLDVQSLLPAPG, from the coding sequence ATGGGCACCGGAGCGCGGCGAGCTTTCCCGGCGCTGCTGATCGTCCTGCTCACGGTCGCGCTCGGTGGCTGCTCGGCCTTCGAGCAGAACCCGCAGGCCACCCCGGCGGCACCCGAGCGGAACACTCTCCGTGTCGGTGTGGGTAACCCGATCGAGAGCGCTCCATTGCGAATGGCGGTAGCCGACGGTTCGTTCGCCGCGGGCGGGCTCAAGATCGAACTGGTCGAGCAGGCCGATTCGGACGACGGACTCGGCAAGCTGGCCGCCGGTGACCTCGACGTCGCGTTCGGCAGCGACGTCGCCCTGTTCAAGGCAGCCGGAAACGGTGTGGCGCTTCAACTCCAGGGCGAGGCGTACACCGCGGGCACGGACACCATGGCACTGGTGACGCTGCCCGACTCGGCCTACAACACACCCACGGCGAAGCGCTCACCGACGATCGCGGTGGACACCCTGGACGGGCTCGGCACGCTCACCAGCCGTTCGGTGCTGGCCACCGCGGGGGTGGACGTGAACCGGATCCGGTTCACCCAGCGTGCGCCCGACGAGATGCTGTCCGCGTTGCGGGAGGGCGAAGCCGACGCGGCGTGGCTCGTCGAGCCGCAGATCACCCTGGCACAACAGGAGTTCGGCGCGAAGGTGCTCGCCGACACCGCCCGCGGCGCGACGCTGGAGTTCCCGGTATCCGGGTACGCGGCCAACGCGGTGTTCGCGCAGGCCAATCCACGCACCATGGCGTTGTTCCGCACGCTGCTCGGCCAGGCGCAGCAGAAGGCGGCGGACCCGGCCATCGTGCGGCAGGCACTGCCCTCGTTCGCCGGGATCAACGCCAACACCGCCGCGCTGGTCTCGCTGGGCAGCTACCCCAGCTCACTCAGCGGCGTGCGCCTGCAACGGGTCGCGGACCTGATGCACAGCGCGGGCGTGCTGAAGCAGCGCCTGGACGTGCAGTCCCTGCTACCGGCGCCCGGCTAG